GGTTTTCAGATACATATCTACAATAAACATTTGGGCCCGCTGCAAAACACTCTTTGTTTGCAGATCCGAAactgaaaagatttaaaaactaAAGGGCTCCCAACCTGTAAATGACTGCCCACACTTAGAAAGCTTTCCTAGTAGCTGAGTTGTGTCAGGAGTCGTCATGACGTGGCTCCCTATCTCCAGTTGTTCTGGACTACCTCCCCATCTCCATACCTGCCACTGCAAGCCCAGGAAAACTttactctctgcgtgaagaaattTCATCTCATTGCAGTTCTTAAAGATCTTATTCTGAGACTTTGCTCCTTAAAGTTAAGGCTCCTCATGCAGGGGAAACAATCTCATAGCACTGTCAAGAACATGATGTTTCGATAAGATTACTTATTTTCTAATCTCTAGAGAAAACACgtctaatctactcaatcttccCTCCTAGGATAGTCATCTTATTCTCTGAGTCAGTTTCATGAATAACGTGCAATAATTAAGTACTGTACATGTAAAAAGCTTCTGTTACTGTTTGTATCTACTCTTGTCGAGAGATCTGTTGTTATAGTGCATACTCCTCTGTCTTATGCAATCCTCACATAACTACTGTGACTCTTCTGCAACCACTCCAATATGTCCATCAGTCAACAATGCCCAGCCTGCCTGACCTTTCTAATATGCTGTCCTCCACTTCACCCTTTAGAAGAGATTGCTGTGGCCTTTCAACTCTGATCAAAACAAGAAAATACCAGTTATTTTCCTggatgttatttttaaaaagtcttcctTCTGATCTGGCAATTTCAACAAGACCATAAATAGGAACAGGGCTAAGCTGTTAAATCTCCCGAAACTGGGAggttcaacaggatcatggctgatttaaaaGCACCCTGATCATTTGTTATTATGATTTGTATATGGAAATTTTAGCATCTCATTACAAAGACCTCTATTTTCTTCCACAAACCTCCATTAGTGGCCAAGTTACTGAAACTACTGGAAAGTTGATTGTATGAAGCATGTTAGGAGCTTCCTTGTTAACACATCCCTTCATTGTCACAAAATTACTTCAGACCACCCCTTATATTTCTATCTCCTATAGAAAGAGCTATTACACACACATCTATCTCACTGGGGCTCTAACTCAAAACTTACACTTGGTTAAGTCACATACATGGATATATATCACAAATTCTCTTCCCTATGAACTATTATTAGCCAGCAAGTCAAATGGATTGATTTTGTTCATGCACTGCCTTCTAGCAACCCAGCAGTGTGAATACTTTTGATAACACACAGTTTTAATACATATGGAAGCTAACTTTCTGCCATTATACAgccatagcgatgtacagcacggaaacagacccttcagtccaacttgtccatgccaaccagatatcccaacccaaactagtcccatctgccagcacccggcctctatccctccaaacccttcctattcatatatccatctagatgccttttaaatgttgcaatcatactagcctccaccacttcctctggcaactcattccatataagtACCACCCTTcacgtgaaaaagttaccccatagatttagggtgaggggggaaaaatataaaagggatctatgtcctggacacccccaccccagggaaaagactttgcctatttaccctatgtccctcatgattttataaacctctaaggtcacccctcagcctccgactctccagggaaaacagccccagcctattcaacctctccctatagctcaaatcctccaactctggtaacattcttgtgaatcttatctgaaccctttcaagtttcacagtatccttccaataggaaggagaccagaattgcatgcaatattccaaaagtagcctaaccaatgtcctgtacagctgcaacatgacctcccaacttctgtactcaacactctgaccaataaaggaaagcataccaaacgccttcttcactatccgatctacctgcgactccactttcaaggagctatgaacctgcactccaaggtctctttgttcagcaacatttcccaggcccttaccattaaatgtataagccctactaagatttgctttcccaaaatacaccAACTCTCATTTatttagattaaactccatctgccacttctcagtccattggcccatttgatcaagatcctattgtaatctgaggtaaccttcttcgctgtctactacacctccaattttggtgttatctgctaACTATActgcttatgctcacatccaaatagaatgaaaagtagtggacccaacaccgatccttgtggcactccactggtcacaggcctccattctgaaaaacatccctccaccaccaccctctgtcttctacctttgagccagttttgtatccaaatggctagttctccctgtattccatgagatctaaccttgctaaccagtctcccacagagaaccttgtcgaacgccttactgaagtccatatagatcacgtccactgctctgccctcatcaatcctcttgttacttcttcaaaaaactcaagtttgtgagacatgatttcccacgcacaaagccatgttgactatccctaatcagaccatgcctttccaaatacatgtacatcctgtccctcaggattccctccaacaacttacccaccactgatgtcaggctcactggtctatagttccctggcttgtccttaccagccTTGTTAAACAGTCATTAACCTGCTTATGTTAAACAAACACATATGGAAAGCATTTGCAAAAACTGAAACTTAACTTTGTCACGTTGTAACTAACTGCATCGAATGTTCCAAACTTACATAATGTGAACGATGACACCCATACCAGATACAGCATCTCTATCCACAGCATTCAGCATAGCTTGAGATATGGTTTCAAACAGATCATCTGGTTTCTGAAATGGAAACATTCATTTGGTATGTTAGCATAGAACACAAATGCTGTTATTTCTTTCCTGAATGGGTGCATTTGATTTGCTTCAAAGGGACAGAGGAAGCACTCAGTTGTGCAGTAGAGTGCCCCTAGGAAGGCCACCTCATGTCCTTCAAAAGTTTGATGTTACCTAGAACTGAAGTCTAGTGTCTGGCTATTCATGCACTGAAATAGCATTTGGGACCTGTTGAACCTTTGCATATTTTATGAAAACAGAGCCTAAACCATCCAAGATTTCATACCTGTAGCACAGCAGTCCCCTTTTAACAAAATATTGAATGTCATTCTTGTGATAGATGTAACAACTCCATACCTGTCTACTGGTTTAGTTGGTAACAGATACCATCTGATGGGTCACTGAGCCATACAATTCACAAAAGTCTCAAGCTCGAACCCAAGTCTTTAGTTGATGTGTAAGTGATTAGAAACAGTGCTATTGCCTCAATGCTTCTGTCTTGGTGGGATGGGAACTGGTTCAAGGTCAGGACAAGTGAATGTTTTCTCAACACAGATTGTCCAAGTTCATAAGAAAATGACAAGtttgttttgcctggagcgtcggaggctgaggggggaccttatagaggtttacaaaattgaggggcatggataggataaataggcaaagtcttttccctggggtcggggagtccagatctagagggcatatgtttagggtgagaggggaaagatataaaagaaacctaaggggcaactttttcatgcagagggtggtacgtgtatggaatgagctaccagaggatgtggtggagactggtagaattgcaacatttaagaggcatttggatgggtacatgaataggaagggttcggaggaatatgggctgggtgctggcaggtgggactagattgggttgggatatctggtcggcatggacaggttggaccgaagggtctgtttccacgctgtacatttctatgactctttcTATTACTGGAAAGGTAACAGTCTCAGTGGAAGCTTCTCAGTGTAAATCATTGCCTTCAGCAACAGAGAGTATCAAGCTAGGGGATAGGGAACAGAACTTCGAGAAGTATCATAGCACATACAAGGTCAGCTGTAAAAGAATCCTAATGCAGGTGAAGTTCAGTACCGTTTGACAATCATTCTGGTGCTAAATTAAACACATCTTTTGTTGGAAGACGTGCCATTTAATCCTGAAGGCTTGTTTTCAATTAATCCTTCCCACAAGGTCAGAATAATAGCAATGCACAGAGATGACCAGATGGCTGAGACTGAAGATTGGATAATGCTATTATTTTAGAATTGGATCCATGCTGTTCTCAAAGAAGACAAAGTGTATTCACAGAAAAAATACCACTAGCAttggcgagttttgagaagatttgtagctcagtttgaggtctGGATTgaagtttgttcactgagctgaaaggttaatTTTCAGAGGTTTTGTCacaatactaggtaacattatcattggaggctcgctgatgatgttaccaagtacgggtgacgaaacatctgaaaatgaactttccagctcagcgagcaaacttacatccaaaactGGCATTCTTTGCATTCACCTCAAGCAATCAACAGGTTAAAGTGCGAAAGCCCTAGCGCAAAGAGACAAGTAGTACTCACCATGTCTGGTTCCCAAAGGGATTCACACATCCCATACATTTGTTCTGAGCACGTTCCACTGACCACAAAGTCTTCAGTCTCCATTGGACAGCCAATTAAGTCAAGCGAACAAATAAATGGTCGGTAGGTTTTTGGATCAAGACCTGCAATCACTGGTTCAACATAGTATGGGCCAAATCTGAGAAGGTTGAAAGTAATAAATGAGAAAACAAATCCACACATAAAAGTGCATTGTTATAAGAGACAAAGACCCAGGCTTCACCAAGTTGAATAAGGCAATTGAGGGACAGTGTACAACACAGGGCCCTATTATACAGTTTTAATGTCCCGGTTCAGACAGACAACTGCAGCACCCAATGGCAGATCCATAGCAGTATAGCTCAACCCCACCCTCAGCAGGATCACACTGGTAAATCACACTAGTTACAGGCCACAATAGTTCCTTATCTGTAATGAGGAGTTAGATTTTGGAGATCTCAAAAACCAATATGGACTCTGTATATTTTACATAAGCTGCTTATAGTATACAAAATGGAAACCAATTACAGAGTGATAAATGTTTATTGTACATTATGGCTGTGTGGGGCAGTTAGTAATGCAACCTCACACCTGAGAATCAGACAATACCACGGTGTACACATCAACCATTGCATCATGAGTTTGGAATACTTAACCTACCGTCGCTCATAGAGGAGATTTGAGACCATGCTCATAAATGTTTTTGGTTTGATCTGTCTGCCTTCTTTCAATTCATACAGGTTCAATCTGAACTTGAGTCGCTGTGAGCTAGAAAATAAAATGAGAGTAAGCATTAACAGTAGTGAATAACTTTAACCCATAAAGGGAGACAATATTCAACTTGCACTGAGGAAGTCAGAAAAAGTATTCACTAACTTGTGATACCTGACAGTTATTCTGAAATGCAGAAGTCTATACATTTGGAAATGGAGCAAACCAGATCTTATATAAActattttcaaaagaaaaagtcTGTTAGCTGATGGGCGCTGATCAGAAATTTGCCAACAGCCTATGTCGACTCCAAAATTTAAGTTCTCATTAAAATAATCTATGGGATTATATTGGTTCCATCACCAGCACTGCCAGAGCTTTCCTGCTTTCAAAGAGACCAAAAATAACATAGCGTAGTTTAGACATTTCACAGAGTTGTAATCAGAAGGATAATTTTTGGGATTCTCCAACTCTTGACCTGTGGAACATttcccagttccttcatcctATCACTGGATGCTGAGCCTTTCCTTCGTCTGGGGAGTAAGCTCTTTGATTCTCTTTTAAAACACCTCCTGTCTCTCATCCTTTCTTGTTTTCAGATCCTCCATAACATCTATCCCTTTGTCCAAGCATTCAGAAATCCCTGTTAATATAGCTCCTTAGTTACAATATTAACTTTTGTTTGACAAGTCTTCTGTAAGTACCTTGTTTTCCTACATTCAACACGTTGTAAACAAATTGTTGCACTTAACAGAGTCACATAAAGAGAACTGGCACAGGATTCAGTGCCATGATCTTCAAGAACAATAAATTTTGGAAAACGGAAACTCCCATTGAGTGATTTCTTTTTCATTTGCAAAACATTTTGGTGCAGCAACAAAGtatgaaataaaagcaaacaagAAGCCACTAGTTGGGTGGAATGGAGTTAGGTTACAGATCAGTCACGTTCTCACCGAATGGTGTCAGGTAAGGCTCATGGGTTGAATAGCTGACCCTGGTTTTTACCTTCCTCATTTCCTAACAAGGCTGACTTTCAACGATTTGCTGAAgtagagtcgaaaaatgtggcactggaaaagcacagcaggttaggtagcatctgaggagcaggggagttgacgttttgggcataagctctttcatcagaaatgtggagaggGAAGGGGACTGAGTGATAAATAGGGGGATGGGGCTGGTGGGGGggcagaaggtagctgggaagacaaTAGTGGATGTAGGCAGGGAGTAATAATGATAAgccagtggggagggtggagtagacaggttggaaggaagatagacaggtcaagagggcggtgccaagttggagggttggatcaggGATAAGGTGGTGGAGGAGAGGGGTGAAATTTGGAAACCAATGAAGTACTCCAACAATTTCCACAGTTGTGCAAGTACTGCTCAGATGGTCAATACTGCTGCTCGTAAGCAATTTaacagtgtagaaatgaaaaaacaGGAGGCATGGTTATACAGGTGCCACTCTCACTCTGCTGCCTCACCGAGTAATGCGTTAATCACAAACAAACACCAAAAGCGAGGGCCTACTCCAATATAACTGGGCAGAGACAGTCAAACTCGTCTCAGCTAAAGCTCAATTTAAATAGCAACTTGAGAAAATGGGATGCCAGATTGCAACTAGAGGCAGGAACACGAGTGGATTTTACTCTTCTTAATGTACGGCCTAACAGATCAACTGCACATATTCCAGCCCCACCTCGGGATAACACTttgattgcaacatttcagagacaGCAGGTGAGTCCTTGTACCCTCATTTCACACATCTCCGAAGTCTTTATTCACTTGCTAGTGGTAGCATTCCTACCCCTGGGTCAAAAGGTCCACGTTTAAGTCCATCCGTCCTGAACATATGCGTATCCAAACAGGTCGATTAAAATGATTATGTACTCCTATTCAGTTGTCATCTCCTAACACaggtaaaacctgcgcccacacctccaccctcacctccatccaagaccctaaagaagccttccacatccatcaacgttctacctgcacatccactaatataatttattgtatcagttgctcccgatgcggtctcctctacattggggagactggatgcctcctagcagagcgctttagggcacatctccaggacacccacaccaataaaccacaccaccctgtggcccaacatttcaactcccctcccactctgccgagaacatggagatcctgggcctccttcaccgtcgctccctcaccagcagacgtctggaggaagaacgcctcatcttccgcctcagaacacttcaaccccagggcatcaatgtggacttcaacagtttcctcatttccccttcccccacctcaccccagttccaaacttccagctcagcactgtccccatgacttgtcctacctgcctatcttcttttccacctatccactccaccctccccctgccccgacctatcaccttcatcccctcccccactcacctactgtactctatgctattttctccccacccccacccccaccctcccctagcttatctctccacgcttcaggctctctgcctttattcctgaagggattttgcccgaaatgtcgatcttactgcttctcggatgctgcctgaactgctgtgctcttccagcaccactaatccagaatctcctAACACAGCACAAACTGAAAATCAAATTTGCAAATTCATAGCTTATGTAACTCTAATCACTGGAGGGACTAAATGAGGTCTTGGGGAGCTGCatttaaattgattttaaaatgatTACTTTAACATACTTATTGGCACATAACCAGAAGTGTAACTGTTGTAGCAAAGAAACAGTTTCCTCCTTAAGTAGACAATAGTGTGTACTCAAGGAATGAATGCTCAGGAATGCTGCCTTTCAAACCTACTCTGTCATCCaatttgaattccattttccagacCTATCCCACCCATTACCATCACTGCCCAAGAAACCATCAGTCCcattcttgaatatactcaaagaTTGAGCATCCACAACTGTCAAaaaaagaatttcaaagattcagaaTATTTTGAAACGTTTTCTCT
Above is a window of Hemiscyllium ocellatum isolate sHemOce1 chromosome 32, sHemOce1.pat.X.cur, whole genome shotgun sequence DNA encoding:
- the psmb3 gene encoding proteasome subunit beta type-3 → MSHMSYNGGAVMAMRGKDCVAIAADRRFGIQAQLVTTDFQKIFPMGERLFIGLAGLGTDVQTVSQRLKFRLNLYELKEGRQIKPKTFMSMVSNLLYERRFGPYYVEPVIAGLDPKTYRPFICSLDLIGCPMETEDFVVSGTCSEQMYGMCESLWEPDMKPDDLFETISQAMLNAVDRDAVSGMGVIVHIIEKDKITTRTLKARMD